CCTCCGATGCCGGAGTCGAACACGCCGATGGGACCGTGGCTGTCTTGCCGCATGGGGTGAGTCCCTATCACGTTTGATGCCAACGCCCCCCGCACCGGCCGCGTGCCCCTTTAACGCATGAAGGGCCGGAAGCCTGGAAGGCCTCCGACCCTTTCATGACGCCCGCTTCCGGGTGGGCGCGGCGACTACTGCACGCGGTCGAGCGGGGCGATGGCGGCCTCCGCCGCGCTCGGGAAGTCGTGGGCGTAGACCCGCAGGCTCAGCATGTCCGCGCCCCGGGGCGAGATGTAGCGCCGGCCACCCGTGCCGTTCGCCTGCAGCGACACGAAGTACTCACCGGGGCGCAGGAACTCGAAGATGGCCGGGGACTCGTTGCAGGAGAACCACTGCCCCGCCTCGCCGTAGACCCACTCGTTGGTGTGCACGTCCTGGAAGTTGATGCCCACCTCGCTCACGCCCGCCTGGTTGCAGCTGAGCCGCGTGGCGCCTTCATAGAGCTGCCAGCCCACCGCGGCGCCGCCAATGACCCAGGTGTTCGCCGTGATGGAGGCCGGGATGCCCGCCTGCGACGTGAAGCCGCCCCCGTAGTAGTAGAGGGGCCGCTCGTACGCGTCGACGCCGACGATCTCCAGGTAGTGCTGGCCGGGGGCGATCTCCGGCGTCTCCACCGAGTTGCCCTGGCTGCCCTGGTTGCAGTTGAAGCGCGCCCACGCGCCGTCATCCACCCGGGCATCCACGTACGCGACTCCCGCCTGGGCGCAGGAGGGGTAGTACGAGCCCGCCTCCGTCGGGAACAGCCAGTTCACATAGGCGTAGGAGGTGGCGCCCGTGTTGCCCGTGTTGAAGTTGATGGACACGGCCACGTTGCCGTCCACGGAGAACGTGCCGCGGTACGAGTAGACCGCCGCGCCGTTGTAGTCCACCGCCTGCGCCGTGAACGAGTACGTGCCGGGCGCGAAGTCGTGCAGGACGATGCCGTCGAAGCCGTTCGCCGAGCAGGGATACTTGCCGTCACCCTCGAGGATCTCGCCGTCGATGTAGATGTCCACACCGTCGATGTTTCGCATCTGGCCGCAGGTGGCGCCGTCGAAGCTCCACGACATCCGGACGTCGCCGGGGTAGCGCGGGTGGTTGCTTTCAACGACGCAGCCAGTGAGTCCAGAGGAGAAGCAGAGGAATGCGGCGAGCGTTCTCGCGTTCATGATGGGCATCCGTGGTTCGGGATGGGTGAGGTCGTCGGCCCGGAACACCCCTCCAGACGACCAACCCCGGGAATTATTCAGTGCCGTCCAAAGCAACCGGGCGTTGTCGGCGGGTTTGACCCACCCGAGGACGGAATGTTACGCGCTGGACCCCATGATACCCCACCTGCCCCTGGCCTTTGGCGCCATGAACTACGTGGAGATCATCCGCGACGCGTCGTTCATCGAGCTCGCGGTGCTCCTGCTCCTCATGGCCGTCTCGGTCGCCTCCTGGGCCCTCATCGCCATGAAGGCCACCCAGCTGTCGCGTGCGCGCGCCCAGTCACTTACCTTTCTAGACACGTTCTGGAAGGCGTCCCGGTTGGAGGCCATCTACCAGTCCGCCCAGAAGCTGGAGGGCTCGCCGCTGTCGAAGGTGTTCTGCGCGGGCTACGAGGAGCTGAGCAAGCTGGCGCAGACGGGCACCCAGGACGGCGGCGCCGAGGCCGCGATGAGCGCCAAGCTGGGCGGCATCGAGAACGTGGAGCGCGCGCTCAACCGCGCGGCCACGGCGCAGATCACGGAGCTGGAGAACCGCGTGTCCTTCCTGGGCACGGTGGGCGCCGCGTCGCCGTTCGTGGGGCTGTTCGGCACGGTGATTGGCATCCTGGGCGCGTTCAACAACATCGCGGAGCAGGGCAACGCCACGCTGGCCACGGTGGCCGCGCCGGTGGGCAACGCGCTCTTCGCCACGGCGGCGGGGCTGTTCGCGGCCATCCCGGCGGTGGTCGCGTACAACTCGTTCGTCAGCCGCATCAAGGTGTTCGACACGGAGATGTCCAACTTCTCCGCGGACTTCCTCAACATCATCAAGCGGCACTTCTTCCGCTAGGAGACCCGGCACATGGGCATGGGCGGAGGCAAGGGCGGCGGTGGCCGCACCACCATGAGCGAGATCAACGTCACGCCCATGGTGGACGTGATGCTGGTGCTGCTCATCATCTTCATGGTGACGGCGCCCCTCATCCAGCAGGGCGTGAAGGTGAACCTCCCGGAGACCAAGGCGGCCCCGGTGGAGGCGACGGAGAAGAAGGTCGTCCTCTCCATCGACGTGGGGCGCAAGGTCTACATCGGGGACGCGGAGGTCGCGCTGGAGGAGCTGGAGACGAAGCTCGCCGCCAACGCCAAGGCGCAGGCGGATAAAGAAGTGTACCTCCACGCGGACCGGGACGTGCCGTACGGCGTGGTGGTGGAGGTGATGGCCGCGGCCCAGCGCGCGGGCATCGCCAACGTGGGGATGATCACGGAACCCGCCACGGGCTCCAAGGCGTCCAACTCCGGCAAGGGCGCCCCCGCGGCCAAGGGCAAGCCCAAGGAGGCGAAGCGCTAGCCCATGAGCTCCGCGGTTTCCCACAGCCTGCTGGTGTCACGGCCCACGCGGCTGTCGCGCTTCCTCGTCGTCTCCGTCGTGGGACACGTGGCGGTGGTCGCGGCGGCGCTGCTCTACGCGAACTTCACGTCCGCGCCGAAGCTGAACCTGGACCAGAAGCCCATCAACGCGTCGCTGGTGCGGCTGGGCAAGCCGCGCGACCCCAAGCTGCTGCCGCGCAAGGAAGTGGCGCAGCCGCCGCCCAAGGAGGTCGTGGCGAAGCCCACGCCCACGCCTCCCGCGGAAACGCCCGCGCCCTCCCCGGCCGCCGTGGCGGTGCCCGGCGTGAAGCCCGCCCCGGCCCCCGCGCCCCAGAAGGGAGAGGCGTCCGCGGAGGACCGGCGCAAGAAGCTCTTCGGCGCGTTCGACAAGTCCGCGAAGCCCACGGAGCCGGAGGAGCTGGAGGGCGCCGAGGACGGCGACCCGGACGGTGACTCCGCGGTGGCGGAGGGCGAGCGGTACTACGGCCTTTTGAAGTCCCAGGTGCGCCGTCACTACAACGTGGCGGACACCATCCCCGACGCGGAGCGCCTGTACCTCAAGGCGCAGGTGGCCATGAAGCTGGGCCGCGCGGGTGAAGTGCTGGACGTGAGCCTGGCCAAGGCCAGCGGCAACGAGCTGTTCGACGCGGCGGTGGTGGCCGCCGTGCGCAAGGCCTCCCCCTTCTCTCCTCCCCCCGATGCGCTTCGCGACGCGCTCCAGAAGAACGGCGTCGTCCTGGTGTTCAGCCCATGAAAGCCCTCCTGCTGTCGCTCCTCCTCGTCCCCGCGCTGGCGCTGGCGCAGGCGCCCGTCATCGAAATCTCCGGCGCGAACTTCCGTCCGCTGCCGCTCGCGGCCCCCGCGCCCGTGGTGCAGGAGGGCGCGGACAAGAAGTCCGCCCAGTCCTTCGACACCGCCTTCACGTACGACCTCACCGCCTCCGGCATCTTCCAGGTGCTGGACCGCAACAGCTTCACCGCGGACGCCAAGGAGGGCATGACGGCGGGCAGCATCAACTTCAGCCGCTGGGCGGACGTGGGCGCGGAGTCGCTGGTGAAGGTGTCGCTCGCGCAGGACGGCGGCGCGCTGCGCGGCGAGCTGCGCCTGTTCAGCGTGGCCACGGGCAAGGAGGAGCTGAAGGTGGCCAAGGACGCGCCGGCCGGGGAGCCCCGGCAGTTGGCGCACACGCTGGCGGACGCGCTCTACCGGCACTTCACGCGCGAGCCGAGCCCCTTCCTGTCCCGCATCACCTACGTGCGCAAGGCGGGCGCCAACCGCGACGTGTTCGTGGCGGACTGGGACGGCATGAGCGCGCAGGCGCTCACCAAGGGGGGCACGCACATCCTCCCCACGCTCAGCCCGTCCGGCCAGGTGGCGTACACGTCCTACCGGAAGAACCGGCCGGACATCTACGTGCAGTCTCCCGGCGGCGAGGCGAAGCCGCTGGTGACCGAGGGCCAGATGGCCACGGGCATCGCGTACTCGCCGGACGGCAAGCGCATCGCCTACGCGCTGGCGGAGGGTGAGAGCGCGCAAATCTACGTCGCCTCGGCGGACGGCTCCGGCGCGAAGGCCATCACGGACACGCCCTACGGCCTCAACACCAGCCCCACCTGGTCGCCGGACGGCAAGCGCATCGCGTTCGTGTCCAACCGGGGCGGCAGCCCGCAGGTGTACGTGATGAACGCGGACGGCTCCGGCGTGAAGCGGCTCACCTTCCAGGGCAACTACAACCAGACGCCGGACTGGTCGCCGCGCGGGGACCTCATCGCCTTCACCGCTCGCGACGAGCGCAACGCGTTCGACCTCTTCACCGTCAACGTGGACACGGGCAAGGTGACGCGCCTCACGCAGGACCAGGGCAACAACGAGGAGCCCACCTTCTCCCCCAACGGCCGGCTCATCATGTTCAGCACCAACCGCAACGGCGCCGCGCACCTGTGGGTGATGACCGCCGACGGGAACAACCAGGTGCCGCTGCCCATGGAGAAGGGCTCCTGGCTGACCCCGGACTGGGGCAACGCTCCGGCGGCGAAGTAGTCCGTCACGGCGGGCGTCCGTTGACAGGGGGGACGCGCCGGGGTGCATTGCGCGCCTCATGAGCGCTCCCCTCCCCGCCCACAAGACCCACTGGGGGTTGGACCCCCAGGTCGTCTTCCTCAACCACGGCTCGTTCGGCGCCTGCCCCAGGCCGGTGCTCCAGCACCAGTCGGAGCTGCGGGCCCGGCTGGAGTCGGAGCCCGTGCGCTTCCTCGCGCGTGAGCTGGAGCCGCTCCTGAACGAGGCGCGCGCCGCGCTCGGGGCGTTCGTGGGCGCGGACCCGGATGATCTGGCGTTCGTGCCCAACGCCACCACGGGCGTGAACACCGTGCTGCGCAACCTGCGCTTCCAGCCCGGCGACGAGTTGCTCACCACGGACAACGAATACAACGCGTCAAAGAACGCGCTGGACGTGGTCGCCGCCGAAAAGGGCGTGAAGGTGGTGGTGGCGAAGCTGCCCTGGCCCGTGACGT
The sequence above is drawn from the Corallococcus sp. NCRR genome and encodes:
- the tolR gene encoding protein TolR is translated as MGMGGGKGGGGRTTMSEINVTPMVDVMLVLLIIFMVTAPLIQQGVKVNLPETKAAPVEATEKKVVLSIDVGRKVYIGDAEVALEELETKLAANAKAQADKEVYLHADRDVPYGVVVEVMAAAQRAGIANVGMITEPATGSKASNSGKGAPAAKGKPKEAKR
- a CDS encoding cell envelope integrity protein TolA, yielding MSSAVSHSLLVSRPTRLSRFLVVSVVGHVAVVAAALLYANFTSAPKLNLDQKPINASLVRLGKPRDPKLLPRKEVAQPPPKEVVAKPTPTPPAETPAPSPAAVAVPGVKPAPAPAPQKGEASAEDRRKKLFGAFDKSAKPTEPEELEGAEDGDPDGDSAVAEGERYYGLLKSQVRRHYNVADTIPDAERLYLKAQVAMKLGRAGEVLDVSLAKASGNELFDAAVVAAVRKASPFSPPPDALRDALQKNGVVLVFSP
- a CDS encoding MotA/TolQ/ExbB proton channel family protein — encoded protein: MIPHLPLAFGAMNYVEIIRDASFIELAVLLLLMAVSVASWALIAMKATQLSRARAQSLTFLDTFWKASRLEAIYQSAQKLEGSPLSKVFCAGYEELSKLAQTGTQDGGAEAAMSAKLGGIENVERALNRAATAQITELENRVSFLGTVGAASPFVGLFGTVIGILGAFNNIAEQGNATLATVAAPVGNALFATAAGLFAAIPAVVAYNSFVSRIKVFDTEMSNFSADFLNIIKRHFFR
- a CDS encoding LpqB family beta-propeller domain-containing protein — encoded protein: MKALLLSLLLVPALALAQAPVIEISGANFRPLPLAAPAPVVQEGADKKSAQSFDTAFTYDLTASGIFQVLDRNSFTADAKEGMTAGSINFSRWADVGAESLVKVSLAQDGGALRGELRLFSVATGKEELKVAKDAPAGEPRQLAHTLADALYRHFTREPSPFLSRITYVRKAGANRDVFVADWDGMSAQALTKGGTHILPTLSPSGQVAYTSYRKNRPDIYVQSPGGEAKPLVTEGQMATGIAYSPDGKRIAYALAEGESAQIYVASADGSGAKAITDTPYGLNTSPTWSPDGKRIAFVSNRGGSPQVYVMNADGSGVKRLTFQGNYNQTPDWSPRGDLIAFTARDERNAFDLFTVNVDTGKVTRLTQDQGNNEEPTFSPNGRLIMFSTNRNGAAHLWVMTADGNNQVPLPMEKGSWLTPDWGNAPAAK